A segment of the Cohnella algarum genome:
TTGCTCCGTATCCGCTCCCGCCAAACGCGCGAGCAGCAGGGCGACGTCCGCGCGGGTCAGCCCGCCGGCCGGATCGAACCGGCCGTTCCCGATGCCGCCGATGATGTCGCGAGCGGCCAAGTACGTCACGGAATCTTTCGCGAAGCTTGCGCCGATGTCGGAGAACTCAAGCCTGTTGTAGCCGACCGCATAACGGGAAAGGTGCTCCGTTTGGAATACGAGGCGTCCGGAAGATGCGTCGTACATGCCGTCGCGCACGATCGAAACCGCGCCGTCTTCCGAAAGGTAAAGCGCGACGATCGCGTTCGGATCTTCGCCTGCACCCGGGGAATACGGCAAGCCTACGCCGATCGTGCCGCCGCCCAGGTTCGACAGCGTCCGGCCTCCGACGGTCAGCGTCAAGTCGACGACGGAGCGGTTGCCGATCAGCGTTTCCGCGATTTGCCGTCCTGCCGGCGTCAGTTCGCCGAACGACGAGCCGGACGCGACCGTCCCGATCGTCACGACAAGGTCGTCGTCGCCCGCTTCCGCAGCTGCGGCCGCAAACGCGTCCCGGTCCAGCGAAATCGTGCCGAGGTCCGTTTCGAAGACGACCGTGCCGGCGGAGCTGCCCGTTATCGCCGTCAGCGCCGCGGCGGGCACGGTCAGCTCGACTTGCCGAGCCGTTTCCCCGGCCCGCACCCGAATGACAAGCTCCCCGCCCTCGGCGGATTCCAGCGCTTTAATCGCCGCCTCGACCGTCTCTTCCGAAAGAGCTGCCGTCGCCTTGCCTGCCGCATCGGTCTCGACGTTCACGACCGCCACGACTTTGCCGTCTTCAACGGACGGCGTCTCCGTTCCCGGTTGTTCCGTACCGTTGCCCGTTCCCGTGCCCGGAACCGGAACCGGGGCCGGATTGACGGCGTCGGCCGGCGCTACCGTCACCGTCGCCTCCGCCAAGCCGTAGCCGTCGCCGCTGAACGCGGAGATGACGGCGGTTCCGGCAGCGACCGGCGCGACGTTTCCGTTCGCATCGACCGTAGCCACGCCCGGATCGGACGAGCTCCAGGTTACGGCCGCCGCGTCGCCGCCTTCGACCGTCGCCTTAAGCGTTCCCGCCGCTCCGCCGACTTTAAGCGACAAAGCGCTTTGATCCAGCGTCACCTTGGCTGCTTCCACCTGATACACCGCCACCGTGCCGCCGACTTCGTTGGCGACGAGCAGCAGCGGCCGCCCCGTCGGGCTGTCCGCCGCCGGGATGAACTCCAGTCCCTCGGGGCCCGAGTCGGTCAAATTGTCTTCCATCGCGAACTCGCGGGTGTTGAAATAATTGACGAACACCGGTGCCGCCGGATCGGTGACATCGTAGGTCATGACGCCGCCGATTCGCTCCAGGCCGACGAAGGCGAGCGCCCGCTTGCCGACTTTTCCGACCGTGACGTATTCCGGCTCCGGCCCTTTTTTCTCGCTTCGGCTGTCCAATGACGTATTGCTGTTGCTGGCGTTAAAATAATCCGGCAGCCGCTCGGCCGTAATTTTTTCGAAATCGTTGCCGCTGTCGTACACCTGCTCCATCGTCTCCGCGTCCCATATCGAGAAGGAACGGCCGCCGAACAAATAAATGCCGTCCGTGCCTTCGTCGGTTTTCGCTTCGACATCGTCATAATCCGACTTGCCGGCCAGGAACAATGCCGCCGCCGACTCCGGATCGAGCGCGGCCTTCAAATCGCCGACGTCGCTGGCGTTTTCCTTGCCCGGCCATTCCGTCGCGTCGCCTTCGTTCGCCGTGAAGAGATACGTTTTCCCGCCGGTCGTGTATTCGGAAATGCCATCCGGCATGTAGACGCCGTAGAACGGAACGTTTTCCAGCTTGATTTCCCCGTCCTTGACCAGGTCTAGCGCATTGCGGGGATCGTTCAGATCCTTGTAGCCCAGCCCTTTGACATACAGCACTTTGGCGCTCGCGATATCGATCGCGGCGATCGCGTTGTTTTCCTGCAGGCTGACGAACGCCGTTTTTTGATCCTCGGAAAGCTCGATGTACTCGGGCTCGAGATCGAATACCGCGTCTTCCTTGCTGCCTTTGCCCATAATGAAGTTCGTTTCCGGATCGGCGGCTCCGCGAATGTGGACGAGATCGTCGATGACCGACGGATCGTCGAATTTGACGCGAACCGTTTCCTTCGCGACCGTGTCGACGATCGTCACGCTGCCTTCCGGATCGCCCGCCTCCGTGCGGGGCTCCCCTTCGTCCGCCGTCAAAATGTACCTGCCGTCGTCGCTGAACTTCACCATATCCGGCTGAACGCCCGTCTCGTACGATTCGAGCGGCTTGCCGTCGTAGTCGAGCACGAGCACCTTGCCGTTTTTCATGGCGTCCGCTTCCTGTACCGCCACGGCGACCCGTTTCGTCGCGGTATTGATATCGACGCTCGTCAAATCCCCGTAAACGAACCCGTCGACTTCCGCCAGCTTTTCGACCAGCACGCTCGTTTCCTTCTCCGGGTTCGCGCCGCCGTTCAGCTTCACGATATCGAGGGTCGCCGGGTCGGCGGAGCCGTTCACCAAATAAAACTTGCCGTTATCGCGATTGTATTTGACGATTTCGGCCAAGCCGCCGTCCTCGCTCGTCACGCCGACGGAATAGCCGCCCAGCTTCGTCATGCCGAGAAGATCGGGCATCGCCAGCGCGGGCGCTTCCTTCACCGCAAGCGTAAACTCGCGAGCAAGTTGCAGCCGCGGCTCCGAGCTGTCGTAAACGGAGACGGAGACCGACGCCGTGCCGGCTTCAAGCGGCGTGCCGGCAATCGTTCCGGAGGCGGCGTCGATGTCCAGTCCGCCGGGCAGGCCGCTCGCTTCGAACGTATACGGAGCCGCGCCGCCGTAAACGGAGAGGGCCGCCGAATACGGCCGGCCGACCGTCGCGTCCGCGAGCGTTTCCGTCGCAAGCCCGAGCGCCGGAGCCTCGGCTCCCCAAGCGCCGTCCGCGCCGCTGCGCGGGCGGTTTTCCGCAAAGGTCGCGTCCCCTTCCTCCTCGTAGCCGATTTGCTCGAAATCCGCCTTGTTGTTGTCCGTGTCGGCAAACGACTCGCGGCGCACCGACTTCTTCTTGGACGTCCCTTCCGCCTTGCCGGTCGGATAGTCCGTTTCGTAGCCGTCGATCGTCAGGCCGTTGTCGTTGCCGGCCGTTCCGATCATGTCGACGTAGCCTTCCGGCTTATCGGCGAACGGATTGACGACGCCGTCCAGCGACGAAGCCCCGCCGCTCATCAGCACGACCTTCATCCCTTTATTGTAAAAAAACGCATCGGACCACGTCTTATCGCCCTTGCCGCGAATATCGCTGACGAACGAATCGTCGGATTGGCCGTCGACGACAAGATAAGACGAACGGGCGCCGATCGTTCCGGTCAGGTCGAGCTTGATCCAGGTGCCGGACGCCATCGTCGGGTCCGCATAATGAAGCGTCCAACCGTTCAGGTCCACGTCATCGTCCGTAGGGTTATAGAGCTCGATGAAGCCGTTGGAGAAGAAACGATCGCTCGCCCCTTCCGCTCCGCCCCCGTACGCCTGATGGATGACGACGTGCGGCACCGCGACGTCGTAGCTGCCGTCCGCCGCATACGGAACGCCGGAAATCGCCCCGGCGGCACCGCCTTCGGCAGCGGAAGCCGGAAGCGCCGCCATGGCCCCGCCCAGCAGCATTTCCGCGGCGAGGAAGAAAGAGAGTACTTTTTTGCTTGTCCGATTCAAGAGTCCAACACTCCTATGCTGAAATGATGTTTTGTCCAGTATAGACGCGTTGTGTGCGCAAACTTGCAACCTTTCGTTAAGGGAATGTAAATTCGAACGAGAAATATAATGTCGGAATTTTTTAATAATTGCTTACATTCTCATTGACAGTAAAAAACCGGCGCCTTTATAATCGGAGTGTAAAATACATCAACTGATTTATATTTACATTTAATTACTATATTTTTAAATCAGTTGGGAATCAATGAGAGAAAGGAGGTACACGATGCCGACGATCGGAGCCACGGGCATCATTTTGCTTGTCGCCATCGCCTTGCTGCTGTTCGGTCCGAAAAAATTGCCGGAGCTGGGCCGGGCCGTCGGGACGACGATCCGCGAATTCCGCAGCGGCAGCAAAGCGCTGCTTGCGGAAACGGACAAGCCCTCAGACCGGGACGAGAGCAAAAGCGGCAATTCCTGAACTCGAGACGGAACAAACTCAACCAAGGAGGGACTTTCATGAATCAGGAATACATCAGCAAACCGGAAAACCCGCAATCGAATTCGCCTGAGTCTCGGGCGCCATCGACAACGGAGAACCTGGCTCCCGAGGCGATCAGCCGCCGCAAAATGCTGCGCGTGCTTGGCCTGGGCGGAGCCATGCTGGCCGGAAGCGCCCTTCTGTCCAACTTCTCGTTCGCCGCTACCGAGGGTCAGGCCGAAGGCAAAGGCAGCGCCTCGCCGGACACGATGCTCCGGGTTTCGAGCGTCGACGAGCTGCTTGCCCTGCCGAACGGCCGGCTCAAGGACGGGACGCTGGCGTTCGTCGGCGGCTACCGGACGGCGGGCGACGGCGGAGCGAAGCTGATGCGCTGGCGGCGGGCAGCGCGAAGGCCGACAACGGCGGAACGGTTCACCGGCCTCCGGGAGCGGACGGATGCTGGGAAATCGTCCACGACGGGGTCGGGGATTTTCGCTGGTTCGGGATATTCGGGCCGTCTCCGAACGCGGACGACGCGCTCGACGCGCTCGTCAACGATCCCTCCATTCATCGGGTAGAAGCGCATACCGATCTCAACTTCGTTCGCCGGCATACGTTCCGCCGCAGCGGCATCGAGCTGGATTTCGGCGGCCATCTGGTCACGACGGACGGAATCGAGCTCAATTCCCGCGACAACCCGTTCGGGGCGGTGCTGTTCTTCCAGGGCACGGCCGCGGGTCCGTCGCAGACCGTGACGCTCGGCTCCGACATTCCGGAAGGGAGCGACATTCTCGCGGTGAGCGACGCCTCGGCGTTTCAGGTCGAGGACTGGTGGATCGCCAAAGTGAACAACAATCCGGGCGGCGGCGCGCAGCGGGAGCTCGATTACCTGCTCAAGGTAACCGAGATCGTTTCGGCGAACCGCGTTCGCGTCAACTACAAGCTCGGCTGGACGCTTGCTGCCGGACGGACGATTACATATACGAAAATGAATCCGGTCTTCCGGTGCAACGTGCGGAACATGCGGTTTGCGGGCGTCCCCGTGCCGCCGACGACGTCCACGAGCGTGCGGCCCTTCGAGACGTGGGACCAGATCGGCTCCAATCCCGTCGCCTACGAATTCGCGGTCGAGTGCGACGTATCCGGCATCCGCGCGACAAAAGTATTTTGGCCGGTCATCCAGCGCCGCTACAATTCCCATTACATAACCGAACGGTGCGAGCTGATCAACCCCGAAGAACGGGATTGGGGCGGTACGGGCTACCTGACGCAGCAAATCAACGTGCTTTACGCCCACGTCCGGGACTGCAACACGAGCAACGCCAGGCACTTGAACGATTTTACGTGCGCCGCCTACAGCATGGTCGAAAACTGCCACGGCGACGGGGACGACTACGGCCCGTTCGTCACGCACGGCCAATACGAGCACGATCTCGTCTACATCGGCAATTCGGGCCTGATGTCGTTCGCGAACAGCGGCACGACCTGGGGCGACAGCGCCAAGCGGATCACCGTGAAGAAGCACATCGCCTCCCGGATTGTCGCGCACAAGATGCTGACGGATTTGACGCTGGAGGACTGCCACGCCGTCTACAAGGACGGACTCTCGAACTCCGGATCGATCTGGGCGAACGCCGACGGCCTGCAAATGCGGGGCTGCACGGCGGAGAGGATGCTGACGTTGTCCCGAAGCTCGTCCCGCTCCAAACGCCGAAACGTCATCGACGGCTGCTCGTTCGGCATGCTGAGCGGCTACGAGATCGCGCGGCCGGTGCGGAGCGCGGCGGTCGGCAATTTGCCCGTCAACGATGATGTGATGTTTACGGGTTGCGTGTTCAACAATGTCGAAGACGTCAACATCGGCAGCATCAATCGCCTGACGCTTATCAACACCTGGTTCAAGGGGGCGTCCCCGGCGACGGGCAAGG
Coding sequences within it:
- a CDS encoding choice-of-anchor I family protein is translated as MNRTSKKVLSFFLAAEMLLGGAMAALPASAAEGGAAGAISGVPYAADGSYDVAVPHVVIHQAYGGGAEGASDRFFSNGFIELYNPTDDDVDLNGWTLHYADPTMASGTWIKLDLTGTIGARSSYLVVDGQSDDSFVSDIRGKGDKTWSDAFFYNKGMKVVLMSGGASSLDGVVNPFADKPEGYVDMIGTAGNDNGLTIDGYETDYPTGKAEGTSKKKSVRRESFADTDNNKADFEQIGYEEEGDATFAENRPRSGADGAWGAEAPALGLATETLADATVGRPYSAALSVYGGAAPYTFEASGLPGGLDIDAASGTIAGTPLEAGTASVSVSVYDSSEPRLQLAREFTLAVKEAPALAMPDLLGMTKLGGYSVGVTSEDGGLAEIVKYNRDNGKFYLVNGSADPATLDIVKLNGGANPEKETSVLVEKLAEVDGFVYGDLTSVDINTATKRVAVAVQEADAMKNGKVLVLDYDGKPLESYETGVQPDMVKFSDDGRYILTADEGEPRTEAGDPEGSVTIVDTVAKETVRVKFDDPSVIDDLVHIRGAADPETNFIMGKGSKEDAVFDLEPEYIELSEDQKTAFVSLQENNAIAAIDIASAKVLYVKGLGYKDLNDPRNALDLVKDGEIKLENVPFYGVYMPDGISEYTTGGKTYLFTANEGDATEWPGKENASDVGDLKAALDPESAAALFLAGKSDYDDVEAKTDEGTDGIYLFGGRSFSIWDAETMEQVYDSGNDFEKITAERLPDYFNASNSNTSLDSRSEKKGPEPEYVTVGKVGKRALAFVGLERIGGVMTYDVTDPAAPVFVNYFNTREFAMEDNLTDSGPEGLEFIPAADSPTGRPLLLVANEVGGTVAVYQVEAAKVTLDQSALSLKVGGAAGTLKATVEGGDAAAVTWSSSDPGVATVDANGNVAPVAAGTAVISAFSGDGYGLAEATVTVAPADAVNPAPVPVPGTGTGNGTEQPGTETPSVEDGKVVAVVNVETDAAGKATAALSEETVEAAIKALESAEGGELVIRVRAGETARQVELTVPAAALTAITGSSAGTVVFETDLGTISLDRDAFAAAAAEAGDDDLVVTIGTVASGSSFGELTPAGRQIAETLIGNRSVVDLTLTVGGRTLSNLGGGTIGVGLPYSPGAGEDPNAIVALYLSEDGAVSIVRDGMYDASSGRLVFQTEHLSRYAVGYNRLEFSDIGASFAKDSVTYLAARDIIGGIGNGRFDPAGGLTRADVALLLARLAGADTEQTAGASFTDVKAGDYFAGAVAWASQNGIASGFGDGRFDPKAGVTREQLAAMLVRFAGYMNWTLPDNGAAADFADADAIAAFASEAAQAMSRAGIISGKPIAGRPGAYFAPQDTATRAEAAHMLAKLLKSKQ
- the tatA gene encoding twin-arginine translocase TatA/TatE family subunit, which encodes MPTIGATGIILLVAIALLLFGPKKLPELGRAVGTTIREFRSGSKALLAETDKPSDRDESKSGNS